The following proteins come from a genomic window of Chryseobacterium glaciei:
- a CDS encoding GLPGLI family protein → MKNKVLVFLALFLVTMSYGQTTRYIYETSVNPDSINLVSLKNEKTFLDIKDNRSLFISENKLIKDSLFSTFKLDEKKDIKKEEKDFSKLGIKKHVEPTFFEYYITKDIPGQKVYYYDRVVGKQIYYQEDRPVKWEITDVTEKQNGYPSQKAVANFGGRVWTAWFTKDIAISDGPYKLSGLPGLIVKLEDDKGDYKFDLIKKIIVKNAFEEPISSDVKLSTRVNFNGDKAALELEFIKNKRLGSNGDGMQSFNGGGGKHGGGMGGMRGGNHLGGGEGMSHRGGMDGNNPSMQSTNTENTSFKNNINQNPIELK, encoded by the coding sequence ATGAAAAATAAAGTACTTGTTTTTTTAGCGCTGTTTTTGGTAACAATGTCTTACGGACAGACTACAAGATACATTTATGAAACTTCGGTGAATCCGGATTCAATTAATCTGGTAAGCCTAAAGAATGAAAAAACTTTTTTGGATATTAAAGACAATCGATCTTTATTTATCAGTGAGAATAAATTAATTAAAGATTCTTTATTCTCGACATTTAAACTTGACGAAAAAAAAGATATTAAAAAAGAAGAAAAAGATTTTTCAAAACTCGGAATCAAAAAACATGTTGAGCCTACTTTTTTTGAATATTATATAACTAAAGATATTCCTGGACAGAAAGTTTATTATTACGATAGAGTAGTCGGGAAGCAAATTTATTATCAGGAAGACAGACCTGTAAAGTGGGAGATAACAGATGTTACAGAGAAACAGAATGGGTATCCGTCCCAAAAAGCAGTTGCCAATTTTGGAGGGAGAGTTTGGACGGCATGGTTCACAAAAGATATTGCGATTTCTGACGGCCCCTACAAACTTTCTGGCTTACCTGGACTAATTGTGAAATTAGAAGATGATAAAGGCGATTATAAATTCGATCTTATTAAGAAAATTATAGTTAAAAATGCTTTTGAAGAACCCATTAGTTCTGATGTCAAGCTAAGTACAAGAGTAAATTTTAATGGAGATAAAGCCGCATTGGAGCTAGAATTTATAAAAAACAAAAGACTGGGTAGTAATGGAGATGGAATGCAAAGTTTTAACGGCGGTGGCGGAAAACATGGCGGCGGAATGGGCGGAATGAGAGGCGGCAATCACTTAGGTGGTGGTGAAGGAATGTCTCACAGAGGAGGAATGGACGGTAATAATCCATCAATGCAAAGCACTAACACAGAAAATACTTCTTTTAAAAACAATATTAACCAAAACCCAATTGAATTAAAATAA
- a CDS encoding GLPGLI family protein, translating into MKKIGIIALALFMQNIYAQANRFVYQVTMKPDAANKTDIKTENAYLDISAEKSMFYSENRLKRDSIMQQNFQSGGARGFNRDQMEGLRSSINYSIEKDKTNQKTFFKDRIGRDNYSYEEDRPLSWKILPETTKIGEYKVQKAETDFAGRKWTAWFTTDLPYQDGPYKFTGLPGLIVKVEDAQGEYSFDLMKNYKIADFPTMNQFGNTIKVKRADYLKQQEKYRTDPMSFMSQQGGGFSQTRIGGGGIASPRSGGGNGRGGNQNPAEMRKRMEDRIKEEAKNNSNPIELK; encoded by the coding sequence ATGAAAAAAATAGGAATCATTGCTTTAGCATTATTCATGCAGAATATCTATGCACAAGCCAACAGATTTGTGTATCAGGTAACCATGAAACCGGATGCAGCAAACAAAACTGATATAAAAACCGAAAACGCATACTTAGACATTTCAGCAGAAAAATCAATGTTCTATTCTGAAAACAGATTGAAAAGAGATTCTATCATGCAGCAAAACTTTCAAAGCGGTGGTGCAAGGGGTTTTAACAGAGACCAGATGGAAGGTTTACGTTCAAGTATTAATTATTCAATAGAAAAAGATAAAACCAACCAAAAGACATTCTTTAAAGACAGAATAGGTCGAGATAACTATTCTTACGAAGAAGATCGTCCTTTAAGCTGGAAAATCCTTCCCGAAACAACAAAAATCGGAGAATATAAAGTACAAAAAGCTGAAACTGATTTTGCTGGAAGAAAATGGACGGCTTGGTTTACAACAGATTTACCTTATCAGGATGGACCGTACAAATTTACAGGACTTCCTGGATTGATTGTAAAAGTGGAAGACGCTCAAGGAGAATATTCTTTTGACTTAATGAAAAACTATAAAATCGCCGATTTTCCAACGATGAATCAATTTGGAAATACGATTAAAGTAAAAAGAGCAGATTATTTAAAACAACAGGAAAAATATAGAACCGATCCTATGTCATTCATGAGCCAACAAGGTGGCGGATTTTCACAAACCAGAATAGGTGGTGGAGGAATTGCTTCACCAAGATCAGGCGGCGGAAATGGCCGTGGCGGAAATCAAAATCCTGCCGAAATGAGAAAAAGAATGGAAGACAGAATAAAAGAGGAAGCTAAAAATAACAGCAATCCGATAGAATTGAAATAA
- the sufC gene encoding Fe-S cluster assembly ATPase SufC, producing the protein MLNIKNLHAKIADGAEILKGINLEIKPGEVHAIMGPNGAGKSTLSSVIAGKEEYEVTDGEILFQGENIIEDAPEDRAHKGIFLSFQYPVEIPGVSVTNFIKAALNETRKANGLEDMSAKEMLAMIREKSEQLGIKKDFLSRSLNEGFSGGEKKRNEIFQMMMLNPKLAILDETDSGLDIDALRIVADGVNTFKNEGNAVLLITHYQRLLNYIQPDFVHVLADGKIIKTGDKSLALELEEKGYDWLLN; encoded by the coding sequence ATGTTAAATATAAAAAACTTGCACGCCAAAATTGCAGATGGCGCAGAAATTTTAAAAGGTATCAATCTAGAAATAAAACCGGGTGAAGTTCATGCGATCATGGGACCAAACGGAGCCGGAAAATCTACTCTTTCTTCTGTAATTGCAGGAAAAGAAGAGTATGAAGTTACAGACGGAGAAATTCTTTTTCAAGGTGAGAATATCATTGAAGATGCTCCGGAAGACAGAGCGCACAAAGGTATTTTCCTTTCTTTCCAGTATCCTGTGGAAATTCCTGGGGTTTCGGTAACCAACTTTATCAAAGCTGCTTTAAACGAAACCAGAAAAGCAAACGGATTGGAAGACATGTCTGCAAAAGAGATGTTAGCAATGATTCGTGAGAAGTCTGAGCAGTTGGGAATTAAAAAAGATTTCCTTTCTAGATCATTAAATGAAGGTTTTTCAGGAGGTGAAAAGAAAAGAAACGAGATCTTCCAAATGATGATGCTTAACCCAAAATTGGCTATTCTTGATGAAACAGATTCAGGATTAGACATTGACGCGTTGAGAATCGTTGCAGATGGGGTAAATACATTCAAAAATGAAGGAAATGCAGTTCTTTTGATTACCCACTATCAAAGATTGCTTAACTATATTCAACCTGATTTTGTACACGTTTTAGCAGACGGAAAGATCATCAAAACAGGAGACAAATCTCTTGCTTTAGAGCTTGAAGAGAAAGGTTACGATTGGCTTCTTAATTAA
- the dprA gene encoding DNA-processing protein DprA, with amino-acid sequence MYSEEQLYSIALRECNLIGDINFLKLVRTFGTAKNAWENAKKEYNKVDGIGRKTVSEIGNHAYLEFAEKELKFCENNKIQIRLRHLNQLPRLLNECDDAPAILYQKGNFDDSLEAVSVVGTRNMSLYGKQFIQDFFEETKSGNYISVSGLALGVDKEVHEQSIQNQIATVAVLAHGFHTLYPAKNRKLSEKIIENNGALFTEFNSSRKPDRENFIQRNRVVAGISPATIVVETAFGGGSISTATFANNYNREVFALPGKITDKYSQGCNQLIFQHKASAISTIKDLINSLDFNKSYHKTEELFPRSKEIIQLTENQKVIYNSIIENPQITLDDLAQKISLPSHKILPVILELELLGKVKSYSGRQFTAI; translated from the coding sequence ATGTATTCTGAAGAACAACTCTACTCCATCGCTTTACGCGAGTGTAATCTTATTGGTGACATTAATTTTCTCAAGCTTGTCCGAACATTTGGAACTGCGAAAAATGCTTGGGAAAATGCAAAAAAAGAATATAATAAAGTAGACGGCATTGGCAGAAAAACAGTTTCAGAAATTGGAAATCACGCTTATTTGGAATTTGCAGAAAAAGAACTTAAATTTTGCGAAAACAATAAAATTCAAATAAGATTAAGACATCTGAATCAACTTCCAAGATTATTGAATGAATGTGATGACGCTCCGGCTATTCTTTATCAAAAAGGAAACTTTGATGATTCTTTAGAAGCAGTGAGCGTTGTCGGGACGCGAAACATGTCACTTTACGGTAAACAATTTATACAGGATTTTTTCGAAGAAACAAAATCGGGTAATTACATTTCCGTGAGTGGTTTGGCGTTGGGTGTTGATAAAGAAGTTCATGAGCAATCTATTCAAAATCAAATAGCTACAGTTGCAGTTTTAGCGCATGGATTTCATACTTTGTATCCGGCAAAAAATAGAAAACTGTCTGAAAAAATCATTGAAAATAATGGCGCTTTATTTACGGAATTCAATTCTTCAAGAAAACCGGATAGAGAAAATTTCATCCAAAGAAACAGAGTCGTTGCCGGCATTTCTCCCGCAACAATTGTTGTAGAAACAGCTTTTGGAGGAGGCTCAATAAGCACTGCAACGTTTGCAAACAATTATAACCGAGAAGTTTTTGCCCTTCCCGGAAAAATCACAGATAAATACAGTCAGGGCTGTAATCAACTGATTTTTCAGCATAAAGCGAGTGCAATTTCAACGATTAAAGATCTTATTAATTCATTGGATTTTAATAAGTCGTATCATAAAACTGAGGAATTATTTCCGCGCAGTAAAGAAATCATTCAATTAACTGAAAATCAAAAAGTAATCTATAATTCCATTATTGAAAATCCACAAATAACTTTGGATGATCTTGCCCAGAAAATATCATTGCCTTCACACAAAATTTTGCCTGTAATTTTAGAATTAGAGCTTTTGGGGAAAGTGAAATCGTATTCCGGGAGGCAATTTACAGCAATTTGA
- a CDS encoding rhomboid family intramembrane serine protease — MFKNVISKRAILYPLLMLAAMWFGYFLQMQGFFESCFGAIIPLLPEGLLGIVTSPLLHGNLDHIIGNSIPIAVLMFLLYQFYPLVANKVFILGWLATGLLVWLLPPVDISTGEYIYTCTIGASGVVYVLAFFLFFSGVFKWEMKLLTISLLVVLYYGSLIWGMFPEEMFYNLQEPSKISWQAHLSGAVVGSIIAFAFKKVGEKKKKYIWEFPNYYSEKDDKLWQEYKENHPDDFLELPYKKRDDIWDHLDELRTK, encoded by the coding sequence ATGTTTAAAAATGTAATTTCCAAAAGAGCTATTCTATATCCACTGCTAATGCTTGCTGCAATGTGGTTCGGCTACTTTTTACAGATGCAGGGCTTTTTTGAAAGTTGCTTTGGAGCGATCATTCCTTTATTGCCAGAAGGTTTATTGGGAATCGTCACCTCTCCTCTTTTACACGGAAATCTGGATCATATCATAGGAAACTCGATTCCAATTGCGGTGCTGATGTTTCTTTTATATCAATTCTATCCTCTAGTAGCTAATAAAGTCTTTATTTTAGGCTGGCTGGCGACAGGTCTTTTAGTTTGGCTGTTACCGCCAGTTGATATTTCTACCGGCGAATATATTTATACATGTACTATCGGAGCAAGCGGTGTTGTGTATGTTTTGGCTTTTTTCCTTTTTTTCAGCGGTGTTTTTAAATGGGAAATGAAACTTTTGACAATCTCCTTATTAGTCGTTTTATATTATGGAAGTTTAATCTGGGGAATGTTTCCTGAAGAAATGTTCTACAATCTACAGGAACCCAGCAAAATCTCTTGGCAGGCGCATCTTTCCGGAGCGGTTGTAGGAAGTATTATTGCTTTTGCATTTAAAAAAGTAGGAGAAAAAAAGAAGAAATATATTTGGGAATTTCCTAATTATTACAGTGAAAAAGATGATAAACTTTGGCAGGAATACAAAGAAAACCATCCCGATGATTTCTTAGAATTACCTTATAAAAAAAGAGACGATATTTGGGATCATTTGGATGAATTAAGGACAAAATAA
- a CDS encoding DUF3078 domain-containing protein, with protein MKKFLLVLSGFVGLYAKAQEELKKDTIVVDTVKHWSVLGKNSLMFNQAAFSNWVGGGANNVGWLAGTDYNITYEKGKDLWENIIVLNYGQNNTQGIGMRKTQDVINISTNYGRQFSKSWYLSGGAGLLTQFAAGYEDGNNPEAKKISNFMAPGYLNFGLGITYRPNDNLTVTMRPANARWTLVLDKELQLAGNYGLKQDGDSSLLQFGFLGTALYKVKLMENVSLTNTASVFSNYLDHPDRLVVAYGAVLNLKVNKFLSSNVTVDVLYDHNQIQKTQLKQTLGIGLAYTLNNGVKRSDRKDSQWWLKK; from the coding sequence ATGAAGAAGTTTTTATTGGTTCTTTCCGGTTTTGTTGGATTATATGCAAAAGCTCAGGAAGAATTAAAGAAAGATACGATTGTAGTAGATACAGTAAAACACTGGTCTGTTTTAGGTAAAAATTCATTGATGTTTAATCAGGCTGCCTTTTCAAACTGGGTCGGCGGTGGAGCTAACAATGTTGGTTGGCTTGCAGGAACTGATTACAACATTACCTACGAAAAAGGCAAGGATCTTTGGGAGAATATTATAGTCTTAAATTACGGACAAAATAATACCCAAGGTATCGGAATGAGAAAGACTCAGGATGTTATTAATATTTCTACCAATTATGGAAGGCAGTTTTCAAAAAGCTGGTATTTGTCTGGTGGTGCGGGTTTACTTACTCAGTTTGCAGCAGGATATGAAGACGGAAATAATCCTGAAGCTAAAAAAATATCCAATTTTATGGCTCCTGGATATCTGAACTTTGGTTTGGGTATCACATATAGACCGAATGATAATCTTACCGTTACAATGCGTCCTGCCAATGCGAGATGGACTTTGGTTCTTGATAAAGAGCTTCAACTTGCAGGAAACTACGGTTTGAAACAGGACGGTGATTCCTCTTTATTACAGTTCGGTTTTCTGGGAACAGCTTTGTATAAAGTGAAATTGATGGAGAATGTAAGTCTTACAAATACCGCTTCCGTGTTCTCAAATTATCTTGATCATCCGGACAGATTAGTTGTTGCTTATGGAGCTGTTTTAAACTTAAAAGTGAACAAATTTTTATCTTCAAATGTAACTGTAGATGTTTTGTATGACCATAATCAGATTCAAAAAACGCAGTTGAAGCAGACATTAGGAATTGGTCTTGCTTACACTCTTAATAATGGGGTAAAAAGGTCCGACAGAAAAGACAGTCAATGGTGGCTTAAAAAATAG
- a CDS encoding neutral zinc metallopeptidase → MKWTDDRGGNVEDRRGGGGRSGGAIVGGGLGTLIIAAIIFFLGGDPSSILSSGSMSSPQTQTEQRELSANDKKIGEMVDMMGKWNILTWDQVFKENGMTYTPPKIILFTETTQSGCGTAQSAMGPFYCPADQSVYMDMSFFNELQQRFGAQVTEFTIAYVLAHEVGHHVQTLLGTTQKVDALRRSGRYSETEMNRVSVATELQADFYAGVWAKKTDSREHILEPGDIESAIEAAQAVGDDNIQKRSQGYVNQESFTHGSSAQRKEWFMKGYTTGDIRQGDTFNQLLK, encoded by the coding sequence ATGAAATGGACAGACGATAGAGGTGGCAACGTTGAAGACCGTCGCGGAGGCGGTGGACGCAGTGGCGGTGCAATTGTAGGCGGCGGACTTGGAACTTTAATTATTGCCGCTATCATCTTCTTTCTGGGAGGAGATCCTTCAAGCATATTAAGCTCCGGCAGCATGTCTTCACCACAAACTCAGACCGAACAACGGGAACTAAGTGCCAACGACAAGAAAATTGGAGAAATGGTCGACATGATGGGAAAATGGAATATCCTAACATGGGATCAGGTTTTCAAGGAAAATGGCATGACTTATACTCCTCCAAAGATCATTCTTTTTACAGAAACTACTCAATCCGGTTGTGGAACTGCGCAATCTGCGATGGGACCTTTTTATTGTCCTGCAGATCAGTCGGTTTACATGGATATGAGTTTCTTTAATGAGTTACAGCAACGATTTGGCGCACAAGTTACTGAATTCACGATTGCTTACGTTTTGGCTCACGAAGTTGGTCACCACGTACAGACTCTTTTAGGAACAACTCAAAAAGTTGATGCCTTGAGAAGAAGCGGAAGATATTCTGAAACCGAAATGAACAGAGTTTCTGTTGCAACCGAATTACAGGCTGATTTCTATGCCGGAGTTTGGGCTAAGAAAACAGATTCTAGAGAACATATTTTAGAACCCGGAGATATTGAGTCTGCCATTGAAGCTGCACAAGCTGTTGGAGACGATAATATTCAGAAAAGATCTCAGGGATATGTAAATCAGGAAAGTTTTACGCATGGCTCATCTGCACAGCGTAAAGAATGGTTTATGAAAGGGTATACTACCGGAGACATCAGACAAGGTGATACTTTCAACCAACTTTTAAAATAA
- the sufD gene encoding Fe-S cluster assembly protein SufD — MALYDQIIDNHGEFLEGLRHRFLDEDRKSALQKFESIGFPTKKDEEYKYTNIKEITEKNYNFFPKESHNITKEQFDELHLGEENFDWIVFVNGKLHKELSKVSIENVEFLSFNYALNDENHKEVFDKYFNTIADGNSAFTDLNLAYCKYGFFLKVPKNVVIEKPIHVFYISQNQEENTFYNTRNLLIVEDGAKVEIIESHHNFDDTFVLTNSVTEIFTYPNAKADWHKLQNDNHTSYLVDSTFAKQEKDSLTTVNTFTFGGKLVRNNLDFIHNGSNINSFMNGITIIGKDQLVDHHTAVHHKTPNCESYQNYKGIFKDNAHGVFNGKVFVDKIAQKTNAYQQNNNVLLSEGATIDTKPQLEIFADDVKCSHGCTVGQLNEDALFYLRARGISKKEAQALLLYAFANDAMQNIDIEPLKEKVSKLLAEKLNVDIEF, encoded by the coding sequence ATGGCTTTATACGATCAAATTATTGACAACCACGGTGAATTTTTGGAAGGTCTTCGTCACAGATTTCTGGATGAAGATAGAAAATCTGCTCTTCAAAAGTTTGAAAGCATTGGTTTTCCTACCAAAAAGGACGAAGAATATAAATATACCAACATCAAAGAGATCACGGAGAAAAACTATAACTTTTTCCCGAAAGAAAGTCACAATATTACTAAAGAGCAATTCGACGAATTGCATTTAGGAGAAGAAAATTTTGACTGGATCGTTTTTGTAAACGGTAAACTTCATAAAGAATTATCTAAAGTTTCTATCGAAAACGTAGAATTCTTATCATTCAATTACGCTTTGAATGACGAGAATCACAAAGAAGTTTTTGATAAATATTTTAATACAATTGCTGACGGAAATTCGGCTTTTACAGATTTAAATCTTGCATACTGCAAATATGGTTTCTTTCTGAAAGTTCCGAAAAATGTAGTGATTGAAAAACCAATCCATGTTTTCTATATTTCTCAAAATCAAGAAGAAAACACATTCTACAACACAAGAAACCTGTTGATCGTAGAAGATGGAGCTAAAGTGGAAATTATTGAAAGTCACCACAATTTTGATGATACATTTGTATTGACAAATTCTGTAACGGAGATTTTCACCTATCCAAATGCAAAAGCAGATTGGCATAAACTTCAAAACGATAACCATACGTCTTATCTTGTTGACAGCACTTTTGCAAAACAGGAAAAAGACAGTTTAACAACGGTAAACACGTTCACTTTCGGAGGTAAATTGGTTAGAAATAACCTTGATTTTATTCATAATGGATCAAACATTAATTCATTCATGAACGGAATCACAATTATTGGGAAAGACCAATTGGTAGACCACCACACGGCGGTTCATCATAAGACTCCCAACTGTGAAAGTTACCAGAATTATAAAGGTATTTTCAAAGATAATGCTCACGGAGTATTTAACGGAAAAGTTTTTGTTGATAAAATCGCTCAGAAAACGAATGCATATCAGCAAAATAACAACGTTTTATTAAGCGAAGGTGCTACAATTGATACAAAACCTCAGTTAGAGATTTTCGCAGACGATGTGAAGTGTTCTCACGGCTGTACGGTTGGACAATTGAATGAAGATGCATTATTTTATCTAAGAGCAAGAGGTATTTCTAAAAAAGAAGCACAAGCTTTATTGTTATATGCGTTTGCTAATGATGCAATGCAGAATATCGATATTGAACCTCTTAAAGAGAAAGTTTCAAAACTTTTGGCAGAGAAACTAAACGTAGACATAGAGTTCTAA
- a CDS encoding DUF3078 domain-containing protein, with protein MKKSLLLISISLGISAAAQETKADAPVVDTTKSWSIQGQNTLMLNQAAFSNWVGGGANNVGWLAGVNYNMTYEKGKDLWENIVILGYGQNNTKGVGTRKTQDVINLSTNYGREFRKNWYLSGGASLQTQFAGGYEDGNNPDAKKISNFMAPGYVNVGVGVTYRPNDNFTMTLRPANARITFVLDEDLQYAGSYGLKNDGDSSLFQFGFLGTAIYKVKLMENINLTNTASVFSNYIDHPERLVLAYGAVLNMKINKFISSNITVDVLYDHNQIRKTQLKQTLGVGFAYNLDNGKKRSEKKDNQSWMKK; from the coding sequence ATGAAAAAAAGTTTATTACTAATTTCCATTTCTCTTGGAATAAGTGCGGCTGCACAGGAAACAAAAGCTGATGCACCAGTCGTAGATACTACAAAATCTTGGTCTATTCAGGGGCAAAATACTTTAATGCTAAATCAGGCTGCCTTTTCAAATTGGGTAGGCGGAGGAGCCAATAACGTTGGTTGGCTTGCCGGAGTTAATTACAACATGACCTATGAAAAAGGCAAGGATCTTTGGGAAAACATCGTAATTCTTGGCTACGGACAGAACAATACAAAGGGTGTCGGAACAAGAAAAACGCAGGATGTTATTAATCTTTCAACCAACTACGGGAGAGAATTTAGAAAGAACTGGTATCTTTCCGGAGGTGCAAGTTTGCAAACCCAGTTTGCGGGAGGTTATGAAGATGGAAACAATCCTGACGCAAAGAAAATTTCCAATTTTATGGCTCCGGGATATGTAAATGTTGGTGTTGGTGTAACTTACCGTCCTAATGATAATTTTACGATGACGCTTCGTCCTGCAAATGCCAGAATAACTTTTGTTTTGGATGAAGATTTACAGTATGCAGGAAGTTATGGTTTAAAAAATGACGGAGATTCTTCACTTTTCCAGTTCGGTTTCTTGGGAACGGCAATTTATAAAGTGAAACTGATGGAAAATATTAATCTTACGAATACAGCTTCTGTATTTTCAAATTATATAGACCATCCCGAAAGATTAGTTCTTGCTTATGGAGCAGTTCTTAATATGAAAATCAACAAGTTTATCTCTTCAAATATTACAGTGGATGTATTGTATGATCATAATCAGATCAGAAAAACTCAGTTGAAGCAGACTTTAGGAGTTGGTTTTGCCTATAATTTGGATAATGGGAAGAAGCGTTCTGAGAAAAAGGATAATCAGTCTTGGATGAAGAAATAA
- the sufB gene encoding Fe-S cluster assembly protein SufB, translating into MSKYTEDDLRVDLENKKYEFGWETKIDYEDFPIGLNEDIVRAISAKKEEPEWMTEWRLESYRIWLKMTEPDWANIKYTKPDFQAIKYYAAPKVNAELASLDEVDPELLATFAKLGINIEEQKRLSGVAVDIVIDSVSVKTTFQDTLMEKGIIFCSISEAIKNHPDLVKKYLGKVVPRGDNFYAALNSAVFSDGSFCYIPKGVRCPMELSTYFRINQAGTGQFERTIVIADEGSYVSYLEGCTAPSRDENQLHAAVVELIAMDGAEIKYSTVQNWYPGNEEGKGGVFNFVTKRGLCERNAKISWTQVETGSAVTWKYPSCILKGDNSIGEFYSIAVTNNHQYADTGTKMIHIGKNTRSTIISKGISAGKSQNSYRGLVKVMPSAKGARNFSQCDSLLMGNECGAHTFPYIEIKDPTAQLEHEATTSKIGEDQIFYCNQRGIDTERAIALIVNGFSKEVLNKLPMEFAIEAQKLLEISLEGSVG; encoded by the coding sequence ATGAGTAAATATACTGAAGACGACTTGAGGGTCGATTTAGAAAATAAAAAATACGAATTCGGTTGGGAAACAAAGATCGATTATGAAGATTTCCCGATTGGTTTAAATGAAGATATCGTTCGTGCTATTTCTGCTAAAAAAGAAGAGCCGGAATGGATGACTGAATGGCGTTTGGAGTCTTATAGAATTTGGCTAAAGATGACTGAGCCAGATTGGGCAAACATTAAATATACAAAACCAGATTTTCAAGCCATAAAATATTACGCTGCTCCGAAAGTAAACGCTGAATTGGCAAGCTTAGATGAAGTAGATCCTGAATTATTGGCAACTTTTGCAAAATTAGGAATCAATATTGAAGAACAAAAAAGACTTTCAGGAGTTGCTGTAGATATTGTAATAGATTCAGTTTCTGTTAAAACGACCTTTCAGGACACGTTAATGGAAAAAGGAATTATTTTCTGTTCAATTTCTGAGGCGATTAAAAATCACCCGGATCTTGTTAAGAAATATCTTGGTAAAGTAGTTCCTAGAGGAGATAACTTTTATGCAGCCCTAAATTCCGCAGTATTTTCTGACGGAAGTTTCTGCTATATTCCAAAAGGCGTAAGATGTCCAATGGAATTGTCTACGTATTTCCGTATCAATCAAGCAGGAACAGGTCAGTTTGAAAGAACGATCGTTATCGCCGATGAAGGAAGTTATGTATCTTATCTTGAAGGCTGTACAGCTCCGTCAAGAGACGAAAACCAGCTTCACGCTGCCGTTGTAGAACTTATCGCAATGGATGGCGCTGAAATTAAATATTCAACCGTTCAAAACTGGTATCCAGGAAATGAAGAAGGAAAAGGAGGTGTTTTCAATTTTGTAACGAAAAGAGGACTTTGCGAAAGAAATGCAAAAATCTCTTGGACTCAGGTTGAAACAGGTTCTGCCGTTACTTGGAAATATCCGTCTTGTATCTTGAAAGGTGATAACTCAATTGGGGAATTCTACTCTATTGCGGTTACCAACAACCACCAATATGCAGATACAGGGACAAAAATGATCCACATTGGTAAAAATACCAGATCAACGATCATTTCTAAAGGAATCTCTGCAGGAAAATCTCAGAATTCATACAGAGGATTGGTAAAAGTAATGCCTTCTGCAAAAGGAGCGAGAAATTTCTCTCAGTGTGATTCTTTACTAATGGGTAACGAATGTGGTGCACACACCTTCCCTTACATTGAAATTAAAGACCCTACAGCTCAGTTAGAGCACGAGGCTACGACTTCAAAAATCGGTGAAGATCAGATTTTCTACTGTAACCAAAGAGGTATTGATACGGAAAGAGCAATTGCTTTGATCGTAAACGGTTTCAGTAAAGAAGTTTTAAATAAATTACCAATGGAATTCGCTATTGAAGCGCAGAAATTGTTGGAAATTTCATTAGAAGGATCAGTTGGGTAA
- a CDS encoding GxxExxY protein has protein sequence MTENEISKIVFESGLKIYRKLGIGLYESIYEECLFYELKKSDVKVERQKPLNIQYEELLLENAFKMDLLIENKVVLEIKSVENLNNFHAAQLKNYLRLGDYKLGMLINFNSQLFKNGVMRIANGLDKF, from the coding sequence ATGACCGAAAATGAAATTTCAAAGATTGTCTTTGAAAGTGGATTAAAAATCTATAGAAAATTAGGAATTGGATTATACGAAAGTATTTATGAAGAATGTCTTTTCTATGAATTAAAGAAATCAGATGTAAAAGTTGAAAGACAAAAACCTCTGAACATCCAATACGAAGAACTATTGCTGGAAAATGCTTTTAAAATGGATTTATTAATTGAAAACAAAGTTGTTTTAGAAATTAAATCCGTTGAAAATTTAAATAATTTTCATGCAGCACAATTAAAAAATTATTTAAGACTTGGAGACTATAAACTTGGAATGTTGATAAACTTCAACTCCCAACTGTTTAAAAATGGTGTCATGAGAATAGCAAACGGTCTTGATAAATTTTAG
- a CDS encoding HesB/IscA family protein, translating to MIKVSDQAKAKAIQLMTEDGFNPAEDYIRVGVKSGGCSGLEYVLGFDNQKADTDQIFEDNDVKIVVEKKAVLYLAGTILEYSGGLNGKGFVFNNPNASRTCGCGESFSL from the coding sequence ATGATAAAAGTATCAGACCAAGCAAAGGCAAAAGCTATCCAACTTATGACGGAAGATGGCTTCAACCCTGCTGAAGATTATATAAGAGTAGGGGTAAAAAGTGGAGGATGTTCTGGTTTAGAGTATGTTTTGGGATTCGACAATCAAAAAGCAGACACAGATCAGATTTTTGAAGATAACGACGTAAAAATTGTTGTTGAGAAAAAAGCTGTCCTTTATCTGGCAGGAACAATTCTTGAGTATTCAGGAGGATTAAACGGAAAGGGGTTTGTTTTTAACAATCCTAATGCATCCAGAACGTGTGGTTGTGGAGAGAGTTTTTCTTTATAA